Proteins found in one Alicyclobacillus cycloheptanicus genomic segment:
- a CDS encoding PIN/TRAM domain-containing protein, whose protein sequence is MVKRIVHLFFAVIGVVLGYTFAPDLFSRVFHLHSQPFASKWFGAALGASIFIIATTWLVNYVVTLIRWLEEKLQKTPLADVLGGTIGMVIGLLVAYLFSATIRGIPVVGLPVQFFVSILMAYLGLRIGFAKREDLVSLFAGRMERKERDKDKKSASAQQFRAGEAKLLDTSVIIDGRIADLVQTGFLDGVLVIPSFVLEELQHIADSSDVLKRNRGRRGLDVLNRIQKELKVKVQVMEIDFDDIQEVDSKLVRLAKQQNAKVVTNDFNLNKVCELQGVHVLNINDLANALKPVVLPGEELNVQVIKDGKEYNQGVAYLDDGTMIVIEGGRDYIGGRVDVLVTSVLQTSAGRMIFAKPKLLEKAL, encoded by the coding sequence ATGGTGAAGAGAATTGTTCATCTGTTTTTCGCGGTTATTGGGGTGGTGCTAGGTTACACGTTTGCCCCGGACTTATTCTCGCGCGTATTTCATCTGCATTCTCAACCGTTTGCATCAAAATGGTTTGGCGCGGCGCTGGGAGCGAGTATCTTCATCATCGCAACGACCTGGTTAGTCAACTATGTCGTGACGTTAATCCGCTGGCTGGAGGAGAAGCTGCAGAAAACGCCGTTGGCGGACGTGCTGGGCGGCACCATCGGCATGGTGATTGGATTGCTGGTGGCGTATCTGTTTTCAGCGACCATCCGGGGCATCCCCGTGGTGGGTCTGCCGGTGCAGTTTTTCGTCAGCATCCTGATGGCTTATTTGGGCCTGCGGATTGGATTTGCGAAGCGGGAAGACTTAGTGTCGTTGTTCGCCGGTCGAATGGAGAGGAAAGAGCGCGACAAGGACAAAAAGTCCGCGTCTGCGCAGCAGTTTCGGGCTGGTGAAGCGAAACTGCTGGATACGAGCGTGATTATTGACGGGCGCATCGCGGACCTGGTGCAGACCGGCTTTCTCGACGGCGTGCTGGTCATCCCCTCCTTTGTCCTGGAAGAGCTGCAGCACATTGCCGACTCCTCGGATGTGCTCAAGCGGAACCGGGGCCGGCGCGGGCTGGATGTCCTCAATCGCATTCAAAAGGAACTGAAGGTCAAGGTTCAGGTGATGGAGATTGACTTTGACGACATCCAGGAAGTCGACAGCAAACTGGTGCGTTTGGCGAAGCAGCAGAACGCCAAGGTTGTGACAAACGACTTCAACCTGAATAAGGTGTGTGAACTGCAGGGCGTGCACGTGCTGAACATCAACGACCTGGCAAACGCTTTGAAGCCTGTCGTGCTGCCGGGTGAAGAATTGAATGTACAGGTCATCAAAGACGGTAAGGAGTACAATCAGGGGGTTGCCTATCTCGACGACGGCACCATGATTGTCATCGAGGGCGGACGCGACTATATCGGCGGACGCGTGGATGTGCTTGTCACGAGTGTTTTGCAGACTTCCGCGGGACGGATGATTTTTGCAAAGCCGAAACTGCTGGAGAAAGCGCTCTGA
- a CDS encoding IspD/TarI family cytidylyltransferase, translated as MVYGILVAAGSGSRIGFRKQYAVLAGVEMWERSARALLAGGVDRLCIVVPEADRAEMIEKVKTASLHHTCRVVTGGDSRIASVAQGMEGVLAWIAAEGSAAVRVGGGGRTVVRFGDVHVQEGTFPGEAVWVAVHDAARPFVAVADVQAVIEVAKRDGAAVLGKPCVDTIKRVQNQKIVETVPREMLWNAQTPQVFRLDWLVRGLRAAGFGEASRSDRGPVGRTFTDDASLLEAIHLPVTMVAATTVNLKVTTQDDLPFATWLAERLWGQEDPS; from the coding sequence GTGGTCTATGGTATCCTTGTCGCGGCCGGTTCAGGTTCTCGCATCGGGTTTCGCAAGCAGTACGCGGTTCTGGCCGGCGTGGAGATGTGGGAGCGGTCCGCGCGGGCGCTATTGGCGGGCGGTGTGGACAGGCTTTGCATTGTTGTGCCGGAAGCGGACCGTGCCGAGATGATTGAAAAAGTGAAAACTGCTTCGCTCCACCACACGTGTCGCGTGGTGACGGGTGGAGATTCAAGAATTGCTTCCGTGGCGCAGGGCATGGAAGGCGTCCTCGCCTGGATTGCCGCAGAGGGGAGCGCAGCGGTCCGCGTTGGCGGGGGAGGGCGGACCGTCGTGCGATTTGGCGATGTGCATGTGCAGGAGGGCACGTTTCCTGGGGAGGCCGTCTGGGTCGCGGTGCATGACGCTGCCCGGCCGTTTGTGGCGGTGGCCGACGTGCAGGCCGTGATTGAAGTTGCCAAACGCGATGGGGCGGCCGTGTTGGGGAAGCCCTGTGTGGACACCATCAAGCGTGTCCAGAACCAGAAGATTGTCGAAACAGTTCCCAGAGAGATGCTGTGGAACGCGCAGACACCGCAGGTGTTTCGTCTCGACTGGCTGGTCCGCGGTCTTCGCGCGGCCGGTTTTGGTGAAGCATCTCGGTCAGACCGAGGACCCGTCGGCCGCACCTTTACCGATGATGCTTCCTTGTTGGAGGCCATTCATTTGCCGGTTACGATGGTGGCGGCGACCACCGTGAATTTGAAAGTGACCACGCAAGACGACCTGCCGTTTGCAACGTGGCTGGCGGAACGGCTGTGGGGACAGGAGGACCCGTCTTGA
- the ispF gene encoding 2-C-methyl-D-erythritol 2,4-cyclodiphosphate synthase, giving the protein MRVGLGFDVHRFAAGRKLVLGGVAIDSDLGLEGHSDADVVLHALMDALLGALALGDIGMHFPNSDPAYRGADSKELTRRVVAMVQEAGYEVGNADVMVLAETPKIAPYVADMRASMAQLLGCETGQVSVKATTMERMGFVGRKEGVAAQAVVLLQPRKEDGK; this is encoded by the coding sequence ATGCGGGTTGGCCTAGGGTTTGATGTGCACCGATTTGCCGCAGGCCGCAAGCTGGTCTTGGGGGGCGTGGCGATTGACAGCGACCTCGGGCTGGAGGGCCACTCCGACGCGGACGTCGTGCTGCACGCGCTGATGGATGCGCTGCTCGGGGCACTCGCGCTGGGCGACATCGGGATGCATTTCCCCAATTCCGACCCAGCGTACCGCGGGGCGGACAGTAAAGAACTGACGCGCCGCGTGGTGGCCATGGTTCAGGAAGCGGGCTATGAGGTCGGCAATGCGGACGTGATGGTACTGGCGGAAACGCCGAAAATTGCGCCGTATGTCGCGGACATGCGGGCTTCCATGGCGCAGCTGCTGGGGTGTGAGACGGGGCAAGTCAGCGTCAAGGCCACCACGATGGAGCGAATGGGGTTTGTCGGTCGAAAGGAAGGGGTGGCGGCGCAGGCAGTGGTGCTGCTGCAGCCGCGAAAGGAGGACGGAAAGTGA
- the gltX gene encoding glutamate--tRNA ligase: MTVRVRYAPSPTGHLHIGGVRTALFNYLFAKHHGGQFILRSEDTDLERNVPGAEQEILEGFRWLGFRWEEGPDVGGPHAPYRCTDRLPIYRDYLKKLADAGAAYPCYCTAEELDAQRAEALRLGQTPRYSGKCRDLTADERAALEAEGRTANWRFRVPEGVTLSLTDAVRGPVSFESDDIGDFVIMKSNGLPTYNFQVVIDDALMEITHVIRGEEHLSNTPRQLLIYRALGLAEPAFAHLPQVLDETRKKLSKRDPNVLPVHAYREAGYVPQAIVNFLALLGWSPGGEEEILSLEEIIARFDLERVNKSGAVFDVHKLRWMANQYLKQLPLPALTEMVRVQLQRQGIALPDGRDDGWLETVVGLYQEQMACAADFLPLARGFFERQAALSAEALAVLREPGAADVVRAYHTLAEASDVWTAEASRDRFNEIKKTLGVKGKALFMPVRAAVTGEVHGPDLQMTIACLPKAWVLERMEAALAQAGV; the protein is encoded by the coding sequence GTGACGGTTCGCGTACGCTATGCACCGAGCCCGACAGGGCATTTACATATTGGCGGCGTCCGGACGGCGCTGTTTAATTATCTGTTTGCGAAACACCACGGCGGACAATTTATTCTCCGTTCCGAGGATACGGACCTGGAGCGGAACGTCCCTGGTGCCGAGCAGGAAATCTTAGAGGGATTCCGCTGGCTGGGGTTTCGCTGGGAGGAAGGGCCGGATGTCGGCGGGCCGCACGCACCCTATCGATGCACCGACCGCCTGCCGATTTACCGGGATTATCTCAAGAAACTGGCCGATGCGGGCGCGGCGTACCCGTGCTACTGCACCGCGGAAGAACTGGACGCACAGCGGGCGGAAGCCTTGCGGCTCGGCCAGACGCCGCGGTACAGCGGGAAGTGCCGGGATCTGACGGCGGACGAGCGGGCAGCCTTGGAAGCAGAGGGCCGCACCGCGAACTGGCGGTTTCGCGTGCCAGAAGGCGTGACCCTGTCGTTGACAGACGCCGTGCGCGGCCCCGTTTCATTTGAATCCGACGACATTGGCGACTTTGTCATCATGAAGTCGAACGGGCTGCCAACTTACAACTTCCAGGTGGTCATCGACGACGCCCTGATGGAAATCACACACGTGATTCGCGGGGAAGAGCATCTGTCGAACACGCCCAGGCAGCTCCTGATTTATCGTGCGCTCGGCTTGGCGGAACCCGCGTTCGCGCACCTGCCGCAGGTGCTGGATGAAACGCGGAAGAAGCTGAGCAAGCGCGATCCAAATGTGCTGCCTGTCCACGCGTACCGGGAGGCTGGATACGTGCCGCAGGCCATCGTGAACTTTTTGGCTTTACTCGGCTGGTCGCCGGGGGGAGAAGAAGAGATTCTGAGCTTGGAAGAAATCATCGCCCGGTTTGACCTGGAACGCGTCAACAAGAGCGGCGCCGTGTTTGACGTTCACAAACTGCGCTGGATGGCCAACCAGTACCTGAAGCAGCTGCCGCTGCCGGCGTTGACAGAGATGGTTCGGGTCCAACTGCAGCGCCAGGGCATCGCGCTGCCGGACGGCCGGGACGATGGATGGCTGGAGACGGTGGTTGGCTTGTATCAAGAGCAAATGGCCTGTGCCGCCGACTTTCTGCCGCTGGCGCGCGGTTTTTTCGAACGCCAGGCTGCCCTGTCGGCGGAGGCGCTCGCCGTTTTGCGTGAGCCAGGCGCAGCAGACGTGGTTCGTGCATACCATACATTGGCGGAAGCGTCGGACGTGTGGACCGCGGAGGCCAGCCGTGATCGGTTTAACGAAATCAAAAAGACACTGGGCGTCAAAGGGAAGGCCCTGTTCATGCCGGTGCGCGCGGCGGTGACAGGAGAAGTGCACGGGCCGGATTTGCAGATGACCATCGCTTGTCTGCCCAAGGCGTGGGTACTGGAGCGGATGGAAGCCGCGCTGGCCCAGGCAGGCGTTTGA
- the cysS gene encoding cysteine--tRNA ligase: protein MTVQLYNTMSRQKEPLIPIEPGKVRFYACGPTVYDLFHLGNARMFVVFDTVRRYLEYRGFQVRYVQNFTDVDDKIIQRANELGLDVRAVANRNIEEYFRDAKALGIRPATVHPRVTECIPEIIQYIDDLVKQGHAYAANGTVYFDTSSFEDYGKLSHQSTEEMQAGFRIDVSEEKRHPADFALWKAAKPGEEYWDSPWGPGRPGWHIECSVMNHLYLGDHIDIHGGGRDLMFPHHENEIAQSESHDGEPFARYWMHNGMIMINGEKMSKSLGNFVTARDLLLQHSARAIRFYLLSAHYRRPLNYTDEAMQQAEQSLDRIERCLLNLDHRRQSLEAAGELLHPEFVNHVPEAVLEAIDRVRAQFIEAMDDDFNTADALAAVFEGVREANAYLAGTPVSLEGIAQFEGLLLELTGVLGLQDALDEPLVVDGANDGAPAFGELTEADIEARLAERAEARKNRDFKRSDEIRDELAAAGVIIEDTPQGTRWRRK, encoded by the coding sequence ATGACCGTGCAATTGTACAACACCATGAGTCGACAAAAAGAACCTCTCATCCCGATTGAGCCGGGAAAGGTTCGTTTTTACGCGTGCGGCCCAACGGTCTATGATTTGTTTCACTTGGGCAACGCCCGGATGTTTGTGGTGTTTGACACCGTGCGCCGCTACCTCGAATATCGCGGTTTTCAAGTCCGCTACGTGCAGAACTTTACGGATGTGGACGACAAAATCATCCAACGGGCCAACGAACTGGGGCTGGATGTCCGGGCGGTGGCGAATCGCAACATTGAGGAGTATTTCCGGGACGCAAAGGCGCTCGGGATTCGCCCTGCAACAGTGCACCCGCGCGTGACAGAGTGCATTCCGGAAATTATTCAGTACATTGACGACCTGGTCAAACAGGGCCACGCCTATGCTGCCAACGGCACAGTGTATTTTGACACGTCCAGCTTCGAAGACTATGGGAAGCTGTCGCACCAGTCGACGGAGGAAATGCAGGCAGGCTTTCGCATCGACGTCAGCGAGGAGAAACGGCATCCCGCAGACTTTGCGCTGTGGAAAGCCGCGAAGCCGGGCGAGGAGTACTGGGACAGTCCTTGGGGGCCGGGGCGGCCCGGGTGGCACATTGAGTGCTCCGTCATGAACCACCTGTACCTCGGGGACCACATTGACATCCACGGGGGCGGCCGTGATTTAATGTTTCCACATCATGAGAACGAGATCGCCCAGAGTGAGTCCCATGATGGGGAACCGTTCGCAAGGTACTGGATGCACAACGGGATGATTATGATCAACGGGGAAAAGATGTCCAAGTCGCTCGGCAACTTTGTGACCGCACGCGACTTGCTGCTGCAGCATTCGGCGCGGGCCATCCGCTTCTACCTGCTGTCTGCGCACTACCGGCGTCCCTTGAACTACACAGATGAAGCGATGCAGCAGGCAGAGCAGAGCCTCGACCGCATTGAACGCTGCCTGCTCAACCTCGACCATCGGCGTCAGAGTTTGGAGGCCGCAGGGGAGCTCTTGCACCCGGAATTCGTCAATCACGTTCCAGAAGCGGTTCTGGAGGCCATCGACCGGGTTCGGGCGCAATTTATTGAGGCGATGGACGATGACTTCAACACAGCGGACGCGCTGGCGGCCGTGTTTGAAGGTGTGCGCGAGGCGAACGCGTACCTGGCGGGAACGCCGGTGAGCCTGGAGGGCATTGCACAGTTCGAGGGGCTGCTGCTGGAGTTGACCGGTGTGCTTGGACTTCAGGATGCGCTGGACGAACCGCTGGTGGTGGACGGCGCGAACGACGGGGCGCCGGCATTCGGCGAATTGACAGAGGCAGACATTGAGGCGCGTCTCGCCGAACGGGCAGAAGCCCGGAAAAACCGCGACTTCAAGCGGTCGGATGAAATCCGCGATGAACTGGCTGCGGCGGGGGTCATCATTGAGGATACGCCCCAGGGCACAAGGTGGCGGCGCAAATGA
- a CDS encoding Mini-ribonuclease 3, which produces MRLSWTAADLSPLALAYVGDAIWELYARNHVLAGGIRKPNELHKAATRYVRASAQARLADQLGAILSAEELTILRRGRNAKAGHMRKSTDVLTYRHSTGFEALLGYLYGTGQQERLDEVCETALRWIDEWEDAGDAEKRKKDAP; this is translated from the coding sequence ATGAGATTGTCCTGGACGGCCGCGGACCTGTCGCCGCTGGCGCTCGCATATGTGGGAGACGCCATCTGGGAGCTGTACGCCCGCAACCACGTCCTGGCTGGGGGCATCCGCAAGCCGAACGAGCTGCACAAGGCAGCGACGCGGTACGTCCGGGCCAGTGCCCAGGCGCGGTTGGCGGACCAGCTTGGCGCCATTCTGAGCGCGGAAGAGCTGACCATCCTCCGCAGGGGCAGAAATGCCAAGGCGGGCCACATGCGCAAAAGCACCGATGTGTTGACGTACCGGCACAGCACCGGGTTTGAAGCGCTGCTTGGCTATTTGTACGGGACAGGGCAACAGGAGCGCCTTGACGAAGTGTGTGAGACGGCGCTTCGGTGGATCGATGAATGGGAGGATGCAGGGGATGCAGAGAAGCGCAAGAAAGACGCGCCCTGA
- the rlmB gene encoding 23S rRNA (guanosine(2251)-2'-O)-methyltransferase RlmB, whose product MAARGADRERQEAVVDTPPAEEFVAGRRPVLEALRAGTPINKIVIAQGAEGGSLAEIVGKAKAAGVLLQNAPKAHLTSVAGENHQGVLAYVAPRAYADLEDVIARKTGQAPLIILLDGVTDPHNLGAVVRTAEAAGAQGVVIPKRRSVPLTGTVAKAAAGALEYVPVARVSNLNQAMDRLKKAGYWIVGLAAEGDTPYTEVDYRGSIALVVGSEGQGLSRLVEERCDYLVRLPMHGEVQSLNASVAAGVMLYEIVRQRG is encoded by the coding sequence ATGGCGGCGCGAGGTGCCGACCGGGAGCGGCAGGAGGCTGTCGTGGACACGCCGCCGGCAGAGGAGTTTGTCGCCGGGCGCCGGCCGGTGCTGGAGGCGTTGCGAGCGGGGACGCCCATCAATAAAATCGTGATCGCGCAAGGAGCCGAAGGCGGCAGCCTCGCGGAGATTGTGGGCAAGGCGAAGGCGGCCGGCGTGCTGCTGCAGAACGCGCCCAAGGCACACTTGACGAGTGTGGCGGGGGAAAACCACCAGGGTGTGCTGGCGTACGTGGCGCCCCGCGCCTATGCGGATTTGGAAGATGTGATTGCGCGCAAGACCGGACAAGCTCCGCTCATCATTCTGCTGGACGGGGTGACGGACCCGCACAACCTCGGGGCGGTGGTGCGGACGGCCGAGGCAGCCGGGGCACAGGGCGTCGTGATTCCCAAACGGCGGTCGGTGCCGTTGACGGGGACGGTCGCCAAGGCGGCGGCGGGGGCGCTGGAGTACGTGCCGGTGGCCCGGGTGAGCAACCTCAACCAGGCGATGGACCGGCTCAAGAAGGCCGGGTACTGGATTGTTGGCCTGGCGGCGGAGGGGGATACGCCGTATACCGAAGTGGATTACCGCGGCTCGATTGCGCTGGTGGTTGGGTCGGAAGGCCAAGGGCTCAGCCGGCTGGTCGAGGAGCGGTGCGATTACCTCGTCCGGCTGCCGATGCACGGAGAGGTGCAAAGCCTGAATGCATCCGTGGCGGCAGGGGTCATGCTGTATGAAATCGTCCGGCAGCGGGGGTAA
- a CDS encoding NYN domain-containing protein encodes MKSSGSGGKHRRADQCVIVDGYNVIGRQLKGALTDAKDLESARAWLLEQAAEYRAFTGDDVIVVYDAHRQRGKGAAVTEKGVRVIYTPRHETADDRIERLVYDLRDQYRQLIVATSDRAEQQVAFGGGALRISADEWLQRLAAVKQQIGQAVQRRNEQTELETGRIADAIRQDVEKILEKWRRQ; translated from the coding sequence ATGAAATCGTCCGGCAGCGGGGGTAAACACCGGCGGGCGGACCAGTGCGTGATTGTGGATGGATATAACGTGATCGGCCGGCAGTTGAAGGGTGCGCTGACCGACGCGAAAGACCTGGAGAGCGCGCGGGCTTGGCTGCTCGAGCAGGCTGCGGAGTACCGCGCGTTTACGGGGGATGACGTGATTGTTGTCTACGACGCGCATCGGCAGCGTGGGAAGGGCGCGGCAGTGACGGAAAAGGGTGTGCGGGTCATCTACACGCCGCGGCACGAAACAGCGGACGACCGCATCGAGCGCCTCGTCTACGACCTGCGTGACCAGTATCGGCAGCTGATTGTGGCAACGTCCGATCGCGCCGAACAACAGGTGGCCTTCGGCGGCGGCGCGCTGCGTATTTCCGCGGATGAATGGCTGCAGCGATTGGCGGCGGTCAAACAGCAAATCGGCCAGGCTGTGCAGCGGCGAAATGAGCAAACCGAGCTTGAAACGGGGCGGATTGCCGACGCGATTCGACAAGACGTTGAGAAGATTCTCGAAAAGTGGCGGCGGCAATGA
- the sigH gene encoding RNA polymerase sporulation sigma factor SigH: MQLDESQTLPLEARTDEELVEAVRNGDHEALEYLIHKYRNFVRAKARSYFLIGADREDIVQEGMIGLYKSIRDFREDKLASFKAFAELCITRQIITAIKTATRQKHIPLNSYVSLDKPIYEEDSDRTLLDVICAVRVTDPEELVIHQEEFDDIEDRMAELLSDLERKVLMLYLDGRSYQEIAVDLERHVKSIDNALQRVKRKLEKYLAYRSNAYA; the protein is encoded by the coding sequence ATGCAGTTAGACGAGTCCCAGACTTTGCCGCTTGAGGCCCGAACGGATGAAGAGCTGGTTGAGGCCGTGCGAAACGGCGACCATGAAGCGCTGGAGTACTTGATTCATAAGTACCGGAACTTCGTACGCGCGAAAGCTCGTTCCTATTTTCTGATCGGTGCCGACCGGGAAGATATTGTTCAGGAAGGCATGATTGGGCTGTACAAGTCGATTCGTGACTTCCGCGAAGATAAGTTGGCCTCCTTCAAAGCGTTTGCGGAACTCTGCATTACAAGGCAGATTATTACGGCCATCAAGACCGCGACGCGACAGAAACACATTCCGCTAAATTCTTATGTTTCCCTGGACAAACCGATTTACGAGGAAGACTCGGACCGAACCCTGCTGGATGTGATTTGTGCGGTGCGCGTCACAGACCCAGAGGAATTGGTCATTCACCAGGAAGAATTTGATGATATTGAAGACCGCATGGCTGAGCTGCTCTCCGACTTGGAACGCAAGGTGCTGATGTTGTATCTGGATGGGCGCTCCTATCAGGAGATCGCAGTCGATTTGGAACGGCACGTGAAGTCGATTGACAATGCGCTGCAGCGCGTGAAGCGGAAGCTGGAAAAGTACTTGGCGTATCGGAGCAACGCGTACGCGTGA
- the rpmG gene encoding 50S ribosomal protein L33 produces the protein MRVIITLACTDCKQRNYTTVKNKKNDPDRVEFKKFCRYCNSHTVHRETR, from the coding sequence ATGCGTGTTATCATCACATTGGCATGTACGGACTGCAAACAGCGTAATTACACGACGGTCAAGAACAAGAAGAATGACCCCGACCGCGTTGAATTCAAGAAGTTCTGCCGCTACTGCAACAGTCACACCGTTCATCGGGAGACTCGCTAA